CGAAGCCCGAGCAGAACGGTGAGTCAGACGCCGACGCGGCAGCTTCGGATCTCGCCGATATCGCTCGCAAGGTCACCGCAACGGTGGTCGGCCTGCAGCAGTCGTCATCCGGGCCGGCGCTGTCTTCGATGGTGAAGCGCGTGTTGCTGCGGAAGGACCCGACCTTCTCCGAGAGCGACTATGGATTCCGGACGTGGGGCGAGCTGATGCGCCATCTGGAGACGATGGGCGTGATCGAGCTGCGGGAAGGCTCAGCCGAAGGCGATCCGGTTGTAGATCTTCCGGCCGACGGAGGCGGCGAGGAACGCGCGTTCGAACTGCTACGCGAGGTCGTGACGGAGTTGGAGCAGCGGACGGGGGCACCTCCGCTGTCGGGGCTCAAGAACGAGCTGCGCAAGCGGAACCCCGGCTTCAGCGAGAAGGACTTCGGATACGGAGGCTTCCTGCAGTTCGTCAAGGCCGGCAGCGCCAAGGGTGTGGTGGACCTGGAGTGGGACGACGACGCCGAGGACTACTTCCTCTCCACGGGAGCTATCTAGCGCAGCCAGGTGCGGACTACGGCCTTGCTGAAGCCCCACGCGTAGCGGATCGTCGTCGGCTTCTTCGTCATGCCGCTGGCCCTGCGCCGTAGCGTGATCGGCACCTCCACCACCCGAAGCCCCTTACGAGCCGCGTCGAGGATCACCTCCGACACGTAGAACTGATCTTGTTTCAGGTCGAGCCTCCGCAGTGCCTGCGCGGTGATAGCGCGGTAGCCGGTGGAGGGATCGGTGATCCTGGTGCGACCAAGGGTCGTCAGTAGCTTCGCGAACACGGTCACGCCGTGCTTGCGAGCGGCGGATTCGATCTCGAAGGAGCCGAGGACCCTCGAACCTTGGACCATGTCTGCGTCTTCATCCAGAAGTGGCCGGACCAGCGCCTCTATCTCTTTCGGATCGTGCTGTCCGTCAGCGTCCATCGTCACGACGATCCGCGCTCCCGCGCGCAGAGCGGCGGTGTAGCCGAGCCGCACGGCCGCGCCCGATCCGCGTCGAAGATCCCTGCGGATCACCATCGCGCCCAGGCGCGCCGCGACCGTT
This genomic window from Actinomycetota bacterium contains:
- a CDS encoding DUF2304 family protein, with the translated sequence MGLRIFGAAVAVLIAYFAIKRFRKGQLRRGEMVAIASVTLGLLVAAAAPDLLDPILGALGFRPGGERRIIGLLVISNLFTLALVFRGFSRDDQLSTELGDLVDYMALGRLDETETAPLRGSLAVVLPAYNEADNIGAVLGEMPTQIDDLPVRPILIADGCTDATETVAARLGAMVIRRDLRRGSGAAVRLGYTAALRAGARIVVTMDADGQHDPKEIEALVRPLLDEDADMVQGSRVLGSFEIESAARKHGVTVFAKLLTTLGRTRITDPSTGYRAITAQALRRLDLKQDQFYVSEVILDAARKGLRVVEVPITLRRRASGMTKKPTTIRYAWGFSKAVVRTWLR
- a CDS encoding NYN domain-containing protein, translating into MAVNNEEERIALFIDFENLALGARDRGGALDMSVIMDALSERGRVVVRKAYADWNLFAEHRQGVVGQRIEMIEIPQRTGIVRKNAADIKLAVDAIELAFQREFITSFVIASGDSDFTPLVLKLRELNRRVIGVGVEGSTSELLPGACDEFLFYGRLVGPSGAKGLPGRSRKKAKPEQNGESDADAAASDLADIARKVTATVVGLQQSSSGPALSSMVKRVLLRKDPTFSESDYGFRTWGELMRHLETMGVIELREGSAEGDPVVDLPADGGGEERAFELLREVVTELEQRTGAPPLSGLKNELRKRNPGFSEKDFGYGGFLQFVKAGSAKGVVDLEWDDDAEDYFLSTGAI